Below is a genomic region from Persicimonas caeni.
GGGCCAGGTGGTGTTGACCATTCGCATCGGCTCCGGCGGCGAAGTCGCCATGGCGAAGGCTCGAAGCCAAGAAATCGGCGACCGCAGCGCGCTCAAGTGCATGGAGCGTGAGGCCAACAAGTGGCTCTTCCCCGCTCCGCAAGGCGGCACGGTGCTGGTGAACAAAAAGTACCGCTTCACCCCGCAGAACTAAGAGAATCCTATTCTGGCGACTCGGCGCTTCCCCAGGCGCCACCGCCGGGCGTCTCGATGACGATTTCATCGCCCGGCTCGACCTCGACGGTGCACTTGTTGGCCAGTCGAGTCTCTTCGCCGCCGCGACGAAGCAGGTTTCGCCCGGCGCGGCCGCCCTCGCCTCCCGCAAGGCCCCAGGGCGCGCGATCGCGCCGCTCCGTCATCAGCGTCACCGTCGCCTTCGAGTCGAACGCGTAAGCGCGCACCACGCCATCGCCACCTCGGTAGCGCCCCTCTCCACCCGATCCACGGCGCACCGCGTAGGTCACCACCCGAAACGGATACGCATGCTCGAGCGCCTCGACCGGCGTGTTCAGTGTGTTGGTCATGTGGGTGTGCACGGCGTTCGCGCCCTGGTAGCCCTCTCCGGCTCCACTGCCGCCGGCGATGGTCTCGTAGTAGGCAAATGACTCCGAGCGCCCATTGCGTGTGTCGGTGCCGCCGATCATCACGTTGTTCATCGATCCGCACGAGGCCGCCGGCATGCGCTCGGGCAGCGCCTGGGCGAACGCGCCGATGACCGTATCGGTGATGCGCTGACTCGTCTCGACGTTCCCGACCGCCACCGCCGCAGGGTACTCGGCGTCGACCAGCGAGCCCGGCTCCGTCACCACCTCGACACATCGCATGTAGCCGCCGTTCGACGGCAACTCCGCCGGCGCCAGGCACCGAAAGACGTAGAGAACGGCCGAAAGCGTGACGGCACGTGGCACGTTGACCGGGCCCTCGGTCTGGCCGTCGGTGCCCGTAAAGTCGACGGTGGCCTGCTCGCCGTCGATGGCGAGCCGACATCGGATCGTGAGGGGTCCGTGGCCATGGCCGTCGTCGTCGAGGCAGTCTTCGAAGCGCCACTCGCCATCGGGAAACTCGCCGATGATGCGGCGCATGAAACGCTCGCTGTAATCCTGGAGCGACGCGGCCGCCAAAAGGAGTTCGTCGCCACGAAGCGCGAGTTGGTCCCGGAGACGCTTAATACCACGTAAGTTGGCGGCGATCTGCGCGCGCAGGTCGCCCTTGCGCTCTTCGGGTGTGCGGCTCTCCGACGCGATCTGGGCGGCGAGTTCTTCGCTCCAGCGCGTCGGCGCGATGCGAATCCCCTCCTCTTCGATGCTGTGCGAGAGCGGCAGGCTGCCGGGTGTGATGCCGCCGACATCGGCGTGGTGGGCGCGGTTGGTCACGTAGAAGCGAATCTCGCCGGCGTCGTCGAAGACCGGTGAGACGACCGTGATATCGGGCAGGTGCGTGCCACCTGCATACGGGTCATTGAGCACGACGTGATCGCCCGGGCCCATCTCGACCGCCTCGATGGCGGCGCGCACCGACAGCGGCGTCGCGCCCAGATGCACCGGGATATGAGCGGCCTGGGCGACCATCTCGCCACTCGCGTCGAAAATCGCGCACGAAAAGTCGCGGCGCTCTTTGATGTTGGGCGAGAAGGCCGAGCGCATCAGCGCAACACCCATCTCCTCGGCGATGGAGGCGAAGAGGTGGCGAAAAATCTCGAGTTCGATCGCGTTCATGAGACCTCCTCCTCCGGACGATGATGGGTCAACAGAAGGTGGCCTTTGATGACTTCGACACGCCAGTCGGGCGGCACGAGCGTTGTGCTGCTAAACTCGGAGATTACCGCCGGCCCCTCGAACACCTCGCCGTCGTCGAGCGTGTCGCGCTCGATGATGCGGGCTTCGAAGGTACCCGACTTGAAGCCGACCTGCGCGGTTTCGTGCTCACCCACGCTCGAAGCGCTGTCTGCACCGGAGTCGGCATCACCGTCGGTGAAGCTGAATGTCTCGGCGGGCACGAACGCTTTGAGACGCAGCGTCACAAGCTCCACCTGGCGCCCCTCGGCACGGTAACCGTACAAGCGCTCGTGGCGCTCCTCGAAGGCCTCGGACGGGTCTGAGAAGCGCCCGTCGTCGGCCGACCAATCGACCGGCACACTGATTTCGAAGCTTTGCCCCTCGTAGCGCAGGTCGAGCGACCACTCGAGTTCGACGTGTTCGTCTTGTTCTTGTGGGTCTTGCAGGTCTGAGTGTGCACGCTCCTCGAGCGCACGAAGCTCGTCGCGCATCTGCCGGCGAGCCTTCTGGTCGTCCAGAAACGCGCTCAGCGGCCGCAAAAAGGTCTTGCTGTAGAGCCTCTGGGAGTCGGCGTTGAGCATGCCGAAGGCAGATAGCAGCCCGGGGTGCCGCGGCACGAGCACCCGCCCGATGTCGAGCGTGGAGGCAAGTCGACAGGCATGCATCGCGCCGGCGCCGCCGAAGGCGACCAGGCAGAAGTCGCGCGGGTCGTAGCCCTTCTCGAGCGAGATCGCCTTGATGGCGCGCACCATGTTGGCGTCGGCGATGTCCAAGATGCCCTGAGCTGTCTGGTCAGCGTCGAGGCCGAGCTCTTCGGCGAGCCGCGCAATCGCCTCTTCCGAAGCGTCGCGCTCGAGCGTCATGCGACCGCCCAAGAATCGATCGGGTCGAATGCGGCCCAGGTGGACATGGGCGTCGGTCACCGCCGGCTCGTGCCCTCCGCGACCGTAGCACGCCGGCCCCGGGTCCGCCCCGGCGCTTCGAGGACCCACACGAAGCGCTCCGCCCGGATCTGCGTAGGCGATGGAGCCGCCGCCTGCGCCCACCGTGTGGATATCGATGACAGGCACGTGAATCGGCAGTCCGCCGATTTCTGCCTCGCTGGTGAGCAGCACCTCACCGTCGCACAGGCTCACGTCGGTCGACGTGCCTCCCATATCGAAGGTGATGATGCGCTCGATGCCGATCTCACGTGCGGCCGACAGCGCACCGACCACCCCGCCGGCAGGGCCCGAGAGGACCGTGTGCACCGGATACTCGGCCGCAAAGTCGATCTCGGAGCGCCCACCGCTCGACTGCAGAATCTCGATGCGGCTCGCCTCGACGCGGCCCCTGAGCGCTTGCAGGTAATGCGCCATGACCGGACCGACGAACGCATTGACCGAGGTCGTCGAGGCGCGCTCGAATTCTCGAAACTCGCGAATGATGTCGTGGCTCAACGATACGTGCGCATCGGGGAGAGCCTGGCGAATCGCGCGGCCGAGTTCCTCTTCGTGCTTCGGGTTGGCGTAGGCGTGCAGCAGGCAGACGCTTATCGCCTCGTAGTTCTCCTCGGCGAGCTCGGAGATGATTCGCTCCAACTCGTCGCCGTCGAGCGCCTCGAGCACTCGACCGTCATAGCCAACACGTTCACTGACACCGTAGCAATCCTGCCCGTCCACCAGGGGCGGCGGCAGCTCGATGTGGAAGCGATACAGATCGGGGCGGTTTTGGCGCCGGAGGAGGAGCAGGTCCTCGAAGCCGTCGGTCGTCACGAACGCCACCCGGGCGCCCTTGCGCTCCAAGAGCGCGTTGGTCGCCACCGTGGTGCCGTGAACGATGTGGGGGGTTTGGGCTGACTCCGAATCGGCGACGACGTGCGCGACGCCGTCGCCGATCGCCTCGGAGGGGTCCGAGGGAGTCGAAAGGAGCTTGTGTAGGCGCACTCGACCCGAAGGCTCCCGCAGAATGAGATCTGTGAAAGTACCTCCGGTGTCGACTCCAATCATGGGAAGACGCCTCGCTCGGTGTAGACGGCGTTGAGACGGTTGAGCGCCACGGCGAACGCGGCGGTGCGGTTGTCGACGCCATGCTCACGGGCAAACGCGCGCATCTCGTGATACGAGCGCTTCATCATGAACAGAAGGCGACTGTCGACCTCTTCGAGCTGCCACGACTCCGAGCGCTTGTTCTGAATCCACTCGAAGTACGACACGACCACGCCGCCGGCGTTGGCCATGACGTCGGGGATGACCTCGATGCCGCGCTTCTTGAGGACCTCTTCGCCCTTGAGCGTCGTCGGGCCGTTGGCGGCCTCGACGACCAGCTTGGCGGTGAGCTTTTTGGCGACCTCTTCAGTGATCTGCAATTCGAGCGCGGCCGGGATGCAGATATCCGACTCGATGCTCCAGAAGTCGTCGTTGTTGATCTCTTCGGCGCCCGCGTAGCCGCGAATCCCGCCCTCTTTGTTGACGTGATCGATGAGCTTGCGCGGGTAGATGCCCTGCGGGTTGTAGATCGACCCGGTGTGGTCTTGCACACCCACGAGCACCGCGCCCAACCGGCTCATGATCTGAGCGGCGTGGCTGCCCACGTTGCCGAAGCCCTGCAGGATGTAGTTGCAACCGTCGAGGCGCACGCCGCGCTCGTCGGCCCACTCCTGGATGCAGTAGACGACGCCCTGGCCGGTGGCCTTCTCACGCCCGCGGCTGCCGCCCGAGGCGAGCGACTTACCGGTGACGATGCGCTTCTGGGCGTTCTTGTCGATCTGGTTGTGGGTGTTCATGTAGGTGTCCATCATCCAGACCATGATCTGGCTGTTGGTCCCCACGTCGGGCGCCGGAATGTCGTATTCCGGACCGATATTGTTGCCCAAGTCGTGCACGAAGCGGCGGGTGATGCTCTCCAACTCGCGTTTGGAGTGCTGCGCCGGGCTCAG
It encodes:
- a CDS encoding hydantoinase B/oxoprolinase family protein, which produces MNAIELEIFRHLFASIAEEMGVALMRSAFSPNIKERRDFSCAIFDASGEMVAQAAHIPVHLGATPLSVRAAIEAVEMGPGDHVVLNDPYAGGTHLPDITVVSPVFDDAGEIRFYVTNRAHHADVGGITPGSLPLSHSIEEEGIRIAPTRWSEELAAQIASESRTPEERKGDLRAQIAANLRGIKRLRDQLALRGDELLLAAASLQDYSERFMRRIIGEFPDGEWRFEDCLDDDGHGHGPLTIRCRLAIDGEQATVDFTGTDGQTEGPVNVPRAVTLSAVLYVFRCLAPAELPSNGGYMRCVEVVTEPGSLVDAEYPAAVAVGNVETSQRITDTVIGAFAQALPERMPAASCGSMNNVMIGGTDTRNGRSESFAYYETIAGGSGAGEGYQGANAVHTHMTNTLNTPVEALEHAYPFRVVTYAVRRGSGGEGRYRGGDGVVRAYAFDSKATVTLMTERRDRAPWGLAGGEGGRAGRNLLRRGGEETRLANKCTVEVEPGDEIVIETPGGGAWGSAESPE
- a CDS encoding hydantoinase/oxoprolinase family protein, yielding MIGVDTGGTFTDLILREPSGRVRLHKLLSTPSDPSEAIGDGVAHVVADSESAQTPHIVHGTTVATNALLERKGARVAFVTTDGFEDLLLLRRQNRPDLYRFHIELPPPLVDGQDCYGVSERVGYDGRVLEALDGDELERIISELAEENYEAISVCLLHAYANPKHEEELGRAIRQALPDAHVSLSHDIIREFREFERASTTSVNAFVGPVMAHYLQALRGRVEASRIEILQSSGGRSEIDFAAEYPVHTVLSGPAGGVVGALSAAREIGIERIITFDMGGTSTDVSLCDGEVLLTSEAEIGGLPIHVPVIDIHTVGAGGGSIAYADPGGALRVGPRSAGADPGPACYGRGGHEPAVTDAHVHLGRIRPDRFLGGRMTLERDASEEAIARLAEELGLDADQTAQGILDIADANMVRAIKAISLEKGYDPRDFCLVAFGGAGAMHACRLASTLDIGRVLVPRHPGLLSAFGMLNADSQRLYSKTFLRPLSAFLDDQKARRQMRDELRALEERAHSDLQDPQEQDEHVELEWSLDLRYEGQSFEISVPVDWSADDGRFSDPSEAFEERHERLYGYRAEGRQVELVTLRLKAFVPAETFSFTDGDADSGADSASSVGEHETAQVGFKSGTFEARIIERDTLDDGEVFEGPAVISEFSSTTLVPPDWRVEVIKGHLLLTHHRPEEEVS
- a CDS encoding Glu/Leu/Phe/Val family dehydrogenase, translated to MSSEEAVTEASAAKSVSDLTEGSEVVLADTEDPGGAQFYRTHQAQVARAVPHVPIADHVRLILSEPKNEVIVNFPVRMDDGRFKLFTGYRIQHNNILGPYKGGIRYHHDVTLEEVKALASVMSYKCALLEVPFGGAKGGIRLSPAQHSKRELESITRRFVHDLGNNIGPEYDIPAPDVGTNSQIMVWMMDTYMNTHNQIDKNAQKRIVTGKSLASGGSRGREKATGQGVVYCIQEWADERGVRLDGCNYILQGFGNVGSHAAQIMSRLGAVLVGVQDHTGSIYNPQGIYPRKLIDHVNKEGGIRGYAGAEEINNDDFWSIESDICIPAALELQITEEVAKKLTAKLVVEAANGPTTLKGEEVLKKRGIEVIPDVMANAGGVVVSYFEWIQNKRSESWQLEEVDSRLLFMMKRSYHEMRAFAREHGVDNRTAAFAVALNRLNAVYTERGVFP